In the genome of Desulfuromonas sp. DDH964, one region contains:
- a CDS encoding BrnT family toxin: protein MDSPKKLGIPEYEFRLIFGRTRIEYDQDKELVNRQNHGYSLESAVHYFENLLLPAGPSSPFMTSDAFLENDEVRHMHMGLDDSGKIVLFVTTMRDDETVRIISFRRANEAECRTFSEHTGYIGVI, encoded by the coding sequence ATGGATTCTCCTAAGAAGCTAGGCATACCCGAGTACGAATTTCGTCTGATTTTTGGTCGTACACGAATCGAGTACGACCAAGACAAAGAGTTGGTGAATCGTCAAAATCACGGGTATTCACTAGAAAGTGCAGTGCACTATTTTGAAAACCTATTGTTGCCAGCAGGTCCATCTTCTCCATTTATGACCAGTGACGCCTTCCTAGAGAACGATGAAGTTCGGCACATGCATATGGGACTTGATGATAGTGGAAAGATTGTCCTATTTGTTACGACAATGCGGGACGATGAGACCGTCAGAATTATTTCGTTCCGTCGTGCGAACGAAGCGGAATGCAGAACTTTTTCAGAACACACTGGTTATATTGGGGTCATATAA
- a CDS encoding IS1595 family transposase, with protein MAINRIQFQPGLSLADFLKDYGTEAQCEAILEHSRWPQGFVCPACGASRAVQFRRGRSNIFQCCRCRKQISLISGTIFHGSNLPLTQWFLALYFMTQGKSGLSMLELRRMLGLSYKAAWRLKHKLMQAMFEREETTVLAQRVEIDDAYLGGERSGGKVGRGSENKVPFIAAVETSHEGHPLRAVFSRVTTFSSHDVDQWAKNHLAPTALVVSDGLNCFRAVTKTGCYHQRKVVGDQRRSTDMGCFHWINTILGNLKTAMAGTYHAFDFDKYAHRYLAEFQYRFNRRFDLRSMLPRLLFACVSIGKRPEAWLRRAENWT; from the coding sequence ATGGCCATCAATCGTATCCAGTTCCAACCGGGGCTGAGCTTGGCTGATTTTCTCAAAGACTATGGTACGGAGGCCCAATGCGAGGCGATCCTTGAGCACTCGCGCTGGCCCCAAGGATTTGTCTGTCCAGCATGCGGTGCAAGCCGCGCGGTCCAGTTTCGGCGAGGACGGTCGAACATCTTCCAGTGCTGTCGCTGCCGCAAACAGATCTCGCTGATCTCCGGAACGATTTTCCATGGGAGCAATCTGCCGCTGACCCAGTGGTTTCTGGCCCTCTACTTCATGACACAAGGCAAGTCCGGCCTGTCGATGCTGGAGTTGAGACGAATGCTGGGTTTGAGCTACAAAGCGGCTTGGCGGCTCAAGCACAAGCTCATGCAGGCGATGTTCGAGCGCGAAGAGACAACGGTTCTGGCCCAGCGGGTCGAGATCGACGACGCCTACTTGGGCGGGGAACGCTCCGGCGGTAAGGTTGGTCGCGGTTCGGAGAACAAAGTTCCCTTCATTGCGGCAGTGGAGACCAGTCACGAGGGCCATCCGCTGCGAGCTGTTTTTAGCCGGGTGACGACCTTCAGCAGCCATGACGTTGATCAATGGGCCAAGAATCACTTGGCACCGACGGCGCTGGTCGTTTCTGATGGCCTGAATTGCTTCCGCGCCGTCACCAAGACTGGGTGCTACCATCAGCGAAAGGTGGTTGGTGATCAACGCAGAAGTACCGACATGGGCTGCTTCCACTGGATCAACACCATCCTGGGCAATCTTAAGACGGCCATGGCCGGAACGTATCATGCGTTTGACTTCGACAAATATGCGCATCGCTATCTGGCCGAGTTTCAGTACCGGTTCAACCGGCGGTTCGATCTGCGCAGCATGCTGCCAAGACTGCTGTTCGCCTGTGTCTCAATCGGCAAGCGGCCCGAGGCCTGGCTTCGCCGAGCTGAGAATTGGACCTAA
- a CDS encoding IS256 family transposase, whose amino-acid sequence MAIEKDLLDRLLADYKKPEDLIGETGLLKQLTKALLERALEAELTQHLGHEKHAPVATKGGNARNGKSAKTIKGEFGKLPIEVPRDRDSSFEPLIIPKGQTRFAGFDGKIISLYARGMTTREIQGHLEEIYGVEVSPALISSVTDAVADEVKIWQNRPLDALYPIVYMDAVRVKVRDNGHVSNKAVYLALGVTLDGIKEVLGMWVAENEGAKFWLQVVTELKNRGVEDIFIACVDGLKGFPEAIEAVFPRTQVQLCLVHMVRHSLRYVSWKQRKEVAADLKSIYQAATAEQAEMNLTEFEAKWDKTHPSIGQSWRRNWERITPFFAYPAEIRKVIYTTNAIESLNMSLRKVTKNRGSFPNDAAMFKLLYLALNNIAKKWTLPIRDWKAALNQFSILFEGRLPVY is encoded by the coding sequence ATGGCCATCGAAAAAGATCTGCTGGACCGTCTGCTTGCCGACTACAAGAAGCCCGAAGACCTGATCGGCGAAACCGGCTTGCTTAAACAGCTCACCAAGGCCCTTCTGGAACGAGCTTTGGAAGCGGAATTGACCCAACACCTGGGGCACGAGAAGCATGCTCCCGTGGCCACGAAAGGCGGCAATGCCCGCAATGGCAAGTCGGCCAAAACCATCAAGGGCGAATTCGGCAAACTGCCGATCGAGGTTCCGCGTGACCGGGACAGCAGCTTCGAGCCGCTCATCATTCCCAAGGGCCAGACCCGCTTCGCCGGCTTCGACGGCAAGATCATCTCCCTCTACGCCCGGGGGATGACGACCCGGGAGATCCAGGGGCATCTGGAAGAGATTTATGGCGTCGAGGTCTCTCCCGCCCTCATTTCCAGCGTGACCGATGCCGTCGCGGACGAGGTCAAGATCTGGCAGAACCGACCGCTCGACGCCCTCTATCCCATCGTCTATATGGACGCGGTCCGGGTCAAGGTGCGGGACAACGGCCACGTCAGCAATAAAGCGGTCTACCTGGCCCTGGGCGTCACCCTGGACGGCATCAAGGAGGTCCTGGGCATGTGGGTGGCCGAGAACGAGGGCGCCAAGTTCTGGCTACAGGTGGTGACCGAGTTGAAAAACCGGGGTGTCGAAGACATCTTCATCGCCTGCGTGGACGGGCTCAAAGGTTTCCCCGAGGCCATCGAAGCAGTCTTTCCTCGCACCCAGGTCCAGCTCTGCCTCGTTCACATGGTGCGCCATTCTCTCCGCTACGTCTCCTGGAAACAGCGCAAGGAAGTGGCGGCCGATCTGAAGTCCATTTACCAGGCCGCGACGGCCGAGCAGGCCGAAATGAACCTGACGGAGTTCGAAGCGAAGTGGGATAAAACCCACCCCTCCATCGGCCAGTCCTGGCGGCGCAACTGGGAGAGAATCACCCCGTTTTTCGCCTACCCGGCGGAGATTCGCAAGGTGATCTACACCACCAATGCGATCGAATCGCTAAACATGTCGCTGCGCAAGGTCACCAAGAACCGGGGCTCATTCCCCAACGACGCAGCCATGTTCAAACTGCTCTACCTGGCGCTAAACAATATCGCCAAGAAATGGACCCTGCCGATTCGGGACTGGAAGGCCGCCCTCAACCAGTTCTCTATCTTGTTCGAAGGCAGGTTGCCGGTTTACTGA
- a CDS encoding conjugal transfer protein TraG N-terminal domain-containing protein — protein MSNRFIRKRLAPVSVLVSILAPAPAFALDADFYTWGGFDAVASGLQRLALIFSDGGYRGLFFSVIVMAIMFGGFAIVARAASGARANPVSWLVPILTGVVIYLGLVVPTGTIHLYDNQTNKYQAIGGIPDGIVAVAGILNLVERGMVEIVSTTGDPRSYTDQAGGSGFLGLFQAASKVLTTDDTLMDTSVNKYIQDCVTFELTRPGTTLTVDELRRTTGDFRTSLAKANSPAIYTVYYDLTAPQGQTMTCQQSWVNINTYLGSPAHLEENLKGICAQIGYDTSAVASYQKCKTSLQATFSDLGVSGVTTDDFVRQAYLSQRLHDVFRSGDTAAVANYKFLMNASGAMKAANEWLPIMKGVLTAVALGLVPFLALFIPTPLLGKAISVMLGFFIWLTAWGVTDALLHQFLMDYGTRAMEGVRLHSGGSGLGMDAFYFMPNETIKILGMFGTVRMAGLMLATVITGMLVRFGGHALATMGSSLMGQVQNAGQQAARMTEDPSGRAAALKSNAWSMPTETIANDQRYGYRGMMTEGLVNQSWGVEGAAARLQNMEALQRQGAVPQAPGRLGLGGFARQSQAMDKIATPNGVMGYGTTPDKIVNSDLRGEHTSATTDSMGWRLTSNTLKNEAGNNVAGTVTHSGAAGTVKAHLYDGREVIDQVELAGLSGKFGLGYREDAVRKGAHSLAAEHTWNRLAQKVEEDSVHSSESRSFKEAVNNNVSEETARRVENGSAFSQVKDETRQDILEAGASIGLGKGAKGLISALSLGLVDVNAQGGGRYQLIGADGKKASFSASESEVNAMRNTASEIRESALTQSLQTSEGRKYASSLSAQDIGKEGYSYIQEAAARDTTSTAQDMELMTAYAMHRAQKDYGAASIENIERTATDIAAQRTGSAEEQNSLNKDIQGFIANRYSTLDNEQHGNWVLRDKAAIQNKVTGSVGNLREQADSAASKAKAAITDHRLDGPRPSNIEGPTSHVEKAADNRRGAINAAYEDNGAFDFGSNTLKQLGRDLARPMIPQPDSPDARSLVGGPNTVIIEPAPPTPTALNTNPSDGISTLGNVKPRSEKNWDIDPDSLKRLEEMSQKLEGR, from the coding sequence ATGTCGAATAGGTTCATAAGAAAACGTCTCGCTCCTGTTTCAGTCCTGGTGTCCATCCTCGCCCCGGCCCCGGCGTTCGCTCTGGATGCTGATTTTTATACCTGGGGAGGGTTTGATGCCGTCGCCAGCGGGCTCCAAAGACTCGCCCTGATTTTCAGCGACGGCGGGTATCGAGGACTGTTTTTTTCGGTCATCGTGATGGCGATCATGTTTGGCGGATTTGCGATTGTCGCCCGCGCCGCAAGTGGGGCCAGGGCAAATCCGGTATCCTGGCTCGTTCCCATTCTGACCGGCGTCGTGATCTACCTCGGACTCGTAGTGCCGACCGGCACGATCCATCTTTATGACAACCAGACCAACAAGTATCAGGCGATCGGCGGCATCCCGGACGGGATCGTCGCGGTGGCGGGTATCCTGAACCTGGTAGAGCGGGGCATGGTGGAGATTGTTTCGACCACCGGAGATCCCCGCAGCTATACCGACCAGGCTGGCGGCTCAGGTTTTCTGGGGTTGTTTCAGGCTGCCAGCAAGGTATTGACCACCGACGACACCCTGATGGACACCTCGGTGAACAAATACATTCAGGACTGTGTCACCTTCGAATTAACCCGACCCGGAACGACTTTGACGGTAGACGAATTGCGCCGTACAACGGGTGACTTCAGGACCTCTTTGGCGAAGGCCAACTCTCCAGCAATCTACACAGTCTATTACGACCTCACAGCACCTCAGGGGCAGACCATGACCTGCCAGCAGTCCTGGGTGAACATCAACACCTACCTCGGATCACCCGCTCATCTGGAGGAGAACCTGAAAGGGATCTGCGCCCAGATCGGCTATGACACATCGGCTGTGGCCAGCTATCAGAAATGCAAGACGTCCCTGCAGGCGACCTTTTCGGATCTTGGCGTGTCCGGGGTGACAACGGACGATTTTGTCCGTCAGGCCTATCTCTCCCAGCGGCTGCACGACGTGTTTCGCTCAGGAGATACCGCCGCAGTCGCCAACTACAAGTTTTTGATGAACGCCAGCGGTGCCATGAAAGCCGCCAACGAATGGCTGCCGATCATGAAAGGCGTACTGACGGCTGTCGCATTAGGGCTGGTGCCCTTTCTGGCCCTCTTCATTCCGACACCTTTGCTGGGCAAAGCGATCAGCGTCATGCTCGGCTTTTTCATCTGGCTGACGGCCTGGGGAGTAACCGATGCCCTTCTCCACCAGTTTCTGATGGATTATGGAACCAGGGCGATGGAAGGGGTTCGGCTGCATAGCGGTGGCTCTGGCCTGGGTATGGACGCCTTCTACTTCATGCCGAATGAGACAATCAAGATTCTCGGCATGTTTGGAACTGTGAGGATGGCCGGCTTGATGCTGGCGACGGTTATTACCGGCATGCTGGTCAGATTCGGCGGTCATGCGCTGGCCACTATGGGCAGCAGCCTCATGGGTCAGGTTCAGAACGCTGGCCAACAGGCAGCACGAATGACCGAAGATCCTTCCGGTCGAGCCGCTGCTCTCAAGTCAAACGCCTGGTCCATGCCGACCGAAACAATTGCCAACGATCAGCGCTATGGTTATCGCGGGATGATGACCGAAGGCCTCGTGAATCAAAGCTGGGGAGTTGAGGGTGCGGCGGCCAGGCTTCAAAACATGGAAGCGCTACAGAGGCAAGGGGCGGTTCCGCAAGCCCCTGGCAGGTTGGGGTTAGGAGGTTTCGCCAGGCAGTCCCAAGCCATGGACAAAATCGCCACACCTAATGGTGTCATGGGCTATGGGACCACACCAGACAAGATTGTAAATTCGGACCTGCGGGGGGAACATACATCCGCGACCACGGACTCGATGGGCTGGCGTCTCACGAGTAACACCTTAAAAAACGAAGCTGGAAATAATGTGGCCGGCACCGTAACTCATTCCGGGGCGGCTGGAACCGTCAAGGCACATCTTTATGACGGGAGAGAAGTCATTGATCAGGTTGAGCTTGCCGGGCTTTCCGGAAAGTTTGGGCTCGGGTATCGTGAGGACGCAGTCAGAAAGGGTGCTCACAGTTTAGCCGCAGAGCATACATGGAACCGTCTGGCGCAGAAAGTTGAAGAGGATTCAGTCCATTCCAGTGAGTCCAGAAGTTTTAAAGAGGCGGTCAATAATAATGTTTCAGAAGAAACTGCACGTCGCGTTGAAAATGGTTCGGCTTTTTCTCAAGTTAAGGATGAAACAAGGCAAGACATACTGGAGGCTGGAGCTAGTATCGGATTAGGTAAGGGAGCAAAAGGGCTGATATCGGCGTTATCCCTCGGCTTAGTTGATGTAAACGCGCAAGGAGGTGGGAGATATCAATTGATAGGGGCTGATGGGAAAAAAGCTTCTTTCAGCGCCAGTGAGTCAGAGGTAAATGCGATGAGAAATACCGCAAGTGAAATTCGAGAATCGGCCCTAACTCAATCACTTCAAACTTCTGAGGGGCGAAAATACGCTTCTTCTTTATCCGCACAGGATATTGGAAAGGAAGGGTATTCATATATCCAGGAGGCTGCGGCACGTGATACGACTTCAACGGCTCAGGACATGGAACTAATGACGGCCTACGCAATGCACAGAGCCCAAAAGGACTATGGTGCTGCTAGTATTGAAAACATCGAGCGTACTGCTACCGATATTGCCGCTCAGCGCACCGGAAGTGCGGAGGAGCAGAATTCCCTGAACAAAGATATCCAGGGGTTCATTGCCAATCGGTATAGTACCCTCGATAACGAGCAACATGGCAACTGGGTTTTGCGTGATAAAGCAGCAATTCAGAACAAAGTGACTGGAAGTGTTGGAAATCTTCGAGAACAGGCTGATTCGGCTGCAAGTAAAGCCAAAGCAGCAATAACCGATCATCGTCTTGATGGTCCCCGTCCATCAAATATTGAAGGTCCAACTAGTCATGTAGAAAAAGCGGCTGATAACCGCAGGGGAGCAATTAATGCCGCCTATGAAGACAATGGAGCCTTTGATTTTGGGTCAAACACATTGAAGCAACTTGGAAGGGATTTGGCTCGGCCGATGATCCCACAGCCTGATAGCCCGGATGCTCGATCTTTGGTTGGTGGTCCGAATACTGTAATTATTGAGCCAGCTCCGCCTACTCCAACTGCCCTGAATACCAACCCTTCCGATGGAATTTCGACTCTTGGAAATGTGAAGCCGAGATCGGAAAAAAATTGGGATATCGATCCAGATTCACTTAAAAGACTTGAAGAAATGTCACAAAAATTGGAGGGGAGATAG
- a CDS encoding S26 family signal peptidase codes for MTTRKKRTILLLSLLLAGFAGSFLPGRISVTLTPSVKHRVWWLSQDTSKVRHGQYVLFHLPSSNLKGMPVPETVVNGQDIRAIKRVGCDEGETLSQKRRDFFCGDEFLGHAKETSQNGEPLTPFLFTGKIPAGEVFLVGDHPDSFDSRYFGLIEKTNYLAWARPIF; via the coding sequence GTGACAACACGCAAGAAGCGGACGATTCTACTTCTTTCCCTGTTGCTGGCGGGATTCGCCGGCTCTTTTCTTCCCGGAAGAATCAGCGTCACACTCACACCGTCTGTCAAACACCGGGTCTGGTGGCTCTCCCAAGACACGTCCAAAGTCCGGCATGGACAATATGTTCTGTTTCATCTTCCTTCGTCGAACCTGAAAGGTATGCCGGTTCCCGAGACGGTGGTCAATGGACAGGATATTCGAGCTATCAAGCGTGTCGGGTGTGACGAGGGAGAGACATTGAGTCAAAAGAGGCGAGATTTCTTTTGCGGCGACGAATTTCTCGGTCATGCCAAGGAGACGTCTCAAAATGGAGAGCCACTGACACCGTTTCTGTTCACCGGAAAGATTCCCGCAGGCGAGGTCTTCCTGGTGGGGGATCATCCAGACAGCTTCGATTCCCGCTATTTTGGCTTGATTGAAAAAACAAACTATCTGGCCTGGGCTCGGCCGATTTTCTAG
- a CDS encoding type-F conjugative transfer system pilin assembly protein TrbC, which translates to MKRFILGLMLILAPVISNAAGETESLEENLRPLMEQAETVEVALPEIDPEAQKAAEDLFRLYQSDGFQKRLQHERKRLADEFFGAKWLAAENPKGEKTEAADSPASDRIYLFVSSSMPLTTLRNYVADMARLNDSRFVMVLRGFVGGAKHIGPTSSFIANVLKADPHCELGPGGECAMRELPFIVDPTLFRQAGIEKVPAIAFAPDGNVNGRALIVYGDASLGYGLELLARETGNKDLRRLAEKLKPIP; encoded by the coding sequence ATGAAGCGGTTTATCCTTGGTTTGATGCTCATCCTTGCTCCGGTCATCTCAAACGCGGCAGGGGAAACCGAATCCCTTGAGGAGAATCTTCGGCCTCTGATGGAACAAGCCGAAACCGTCGAAGTGGCTCTTCCTGAAATCGACCCGGAGGCCCAAAAAGCCGCAGAGGATCTCTTCCGGCTTTATCAATCGGATGGTTTTCAGAAGAGGCTTCAGCACGAGCGCAAAAGGCTTGCGGATGAATTCTTCGGCGCGAAATGGCTGGCGGCAGAGAACCCAAAAGGAGAAAAAACCGAGGCTGCCGACAGCCCCGCTTCGGATCGAATCTATCTTTTTGTCTCTTCATCGATGCCCCTGACGACGCTCAGAAACTACGTCGCGGACATGGCAAGACTGAACGATTCCAGGTTTGTCATGGTGCTGCGCGGCTTTGTTGGCGGGGCGAAACACATAGGGCCAACCTCCTCGTTCATCGCGAACGTCTTGAAGGCAGATCCACATTGTGAACTTGGACCCGGTGGCGAATGTGCCATGCGCGAGCTTCCATTCATCGTTGATCCGACTCTGTTCAGGCAAGCCGGGATTGAAAAGGTGCCGGCCATAGCTTTTGCCCCTGATGGAAATGTGAACGGCAGAGCTTTGATCGTCTATGGCGACGCCAGCCTTGGTTATGGTCTTGAACTCCTCGCTCGCGAAACCGGGAACAAAGATTTGCGTCGGCTTGCGGAGAAGTTGAAGCCGATTCCATGA